The segment CTATGATTGTCTTTTCGGTTGCGATCATGCCGGGGGAGGCGATCAAGCCCATATTGCGCATGGTGTCTTCCGGTGTCAAACCATTGATGCCATGCTGCGGGGCAACAGAAACATCATGCAGAGCAAATTCAACTGCACGGAAAGCGGCATCGACCGCGACGATTCCTTTCATGGTACATCCTTGATTACCGCCGTCACAGATCATACCGGTAATGCCGCAAGCCATATTGCAGATGACTTTTTCAATTTGCTCAGAGTTTGCTCCTTTCAGCCAGGCGACAGCACAAGCCATCCCGGTGCCGGCAGCAATTCCACAGCCGCAGAAAGCGGACAGTCGGCCGGAATATTCTTTGATATACATGGTGATTAAATAACTCAATGCGGTAGCGCGCAGTAAATTGTCCTGTGAGTAATGATTGATTTTTTGGACAGCATAAAGCGGCATGGTGGCGATGATGCCATGAGCGCCGCTGCCGGTAATGCTCATAGCCGGTTTTTCCAATCCGATCACTCTGGCTTCAATGGCTGCGTTGCAAAGCAATTGTGCGGTAGCTAACTCGTCTTCTGAGAAGATTTTATCTTTGTTCTGATGGAATAGCTGTGGGCTGAAGGTCGAGCGCTCGGAATGCAGTCCGGTCAGAAACAGCTGTTCATTCATCAGATAAGCCTTTTCAAGGAAAGCAATTTCTTCTCTTTTTACCGTTTCAATATAAGAAAGCAGTTCTTGCAGGCTGTAACGATGGATAAGAACTTCATCCTGACCGGTAGGAAGAACAGCAATTTGCGGCAGAGGAAGCTCCTGATCAGAAAGAAACGCAGCGTTTTGCGGCGGATGAAATCCCGAATTCGGTTGTAGGAGCAGGGTGTTTGGATAAGCCGCAGACTGAATAAACTGATCATTGACTAGAATTGCACAGACATTGGTATGTTTGTCGCGGATGATCACGCGACAGTGGTCATTGGCGGTAATCACAGTCGCGGAGATATAAATTTCGGAACTGATGCCGCTGACTGTAGCGCTGACGCGTTTTTCCAAGAGGAGTTGATCGGCTGTTTGGCGGTCGGCTGCGCTGATTTCACCTAAGAGCTGCAAACCTTTGTCAGGTTGGTTAACAGCAGCACCCAAGGCCGCCGCATAGAGGTTGCCTACTTCGCTGGTGTTGGGAATTCCGCAGGTGAAGGCATTCTTATAGATGCCGGAATTGAGACTGAGCTCGATTTTCTCAATCTTCCCGTGTGTATAACTGCGGGCCAAGGCGGCGGCAAAGGCGATGGCACCTGGCTCGGTGACACCCAAAGCCGGTTTCATATCATCATAAATCAGTTGGGTTAATTCATGCATTGGAAAATACCTGCCTTCTTTTTATCGGATAGGTTCATCGTGTTTTCGTTCATTGCTGGTATTGATCGGCTTATGGAAAAGTATAACATAACAGGCAATAGAAATCCAGAATGGCGGCGGACTGCAAAAAGGATAAAATTCTCCGCCATGGAAAGGGTTTGGCCTTAGACAGAGCGAAATTTTAATAAAATCGCCGGGATTAAGCCGATTTTCTGGCAATAAGCCGGATAGAAAATGAGCAAATAGGGGGGATCCGATGAATAAATTTCGATGTATCGCGAATCGGCAAAGCAACAGCAGGCAGCAGCAGCCCGACTGGTTGAATTTAGAGGCTGCCGGCACAGCGCAGCGCTTTCACAGCAGTTTTCCTCACTACCAGCCAACCCCACTGCTTCGGCTGTCATCGCTGGCAAAGCATTGCGGGGTTGCGGAAATCTGGCTGAAAGATGAATCTTATCGCTTTGGTTTGAATGCCTTTAAAGTCTTAGGCGGCAGTTTTGCGATTGGAAGCTATCTGGCAGAGCGTCTGCACCGACAGGTGCAAGAGCTGTGTTATGAAGAACTGATATCAGAGACTGTACGACAGCAATTGGGAGAGATCACTTTTGTTACAGCGACCGATGGCAATCACGGCCGCGGTGTTGCCTGGACGGCAGCGCAATTGGGTCAGGCTGCGGTCGTGTATCTGCCGAAAGGCAGTTCGCAGGAGCGTTTGCAGCGAATACGCGAAACAGGAGCCAAAGCGGAAATCACTGAGCTGAATTATGATCAGGCGGTTCGGTTGGCAAAGCGGAAGGCGGATCAAAACGGCTGGGTAGTGGTGCAGGACACCGCCTGGCCAGGTTATGAACAGATTCCTTGCTGGATAATGCAGGGTTATACGACGATGGCATTGGAAGCTTTACAGCAGCTAAACGGGAGTCTGCCCAGCCATATTTTCATTCAGGCGGGGGTTGGATCTTTGGCTGCGGCAATGATCGGCTTTTTTCGTCAGGTTTGCGCTGAAGCGCAGCCGGTCTGTACGGTTGTGGAAGCAGACGCAGCCGCTTGTCTCTATCGGACGGTCAAAGCGGATGACGGCGCTTTGCACTTTGTTGACGGTGATCTCAAGACAATCATGGCAGGGCTTGCCTGTGGAGAACCGAATCCGCTGGCCTGGCCGATTTTGCAGTCGGGAGCAGATTGGTTTGCTTCTATTAGCGATGCGGCAGCCGCCGAGGGGATGCGAATTCTGGGAAATCCTCTTTGCGGGGATCATCGGGTGATTTCGGGTGAAAGCGGTGCCGCCGGGTTTGCTTTCGCCATGCAGCTCTTGCTGCATCCGCGTAATGCTGTCTGGCGCAGCCGTTTGGGTCTCGACGCAGCCTCGCGTGTGTTGGTATTCAGTACCGAAGGGGATACCGATGCCGAACAGTATCGCAGGATCGTCTGGTAAATATAGAAAAGGAGGGTTTATGCGATGTATGAATTACCGGAAGCGGTGACGGTCCTCAACAAATCAATGCAGTATTGACCGGGAGAACGGTGAATCGGGTGATGGTGAATCAATCGCCTTATGAATCCGCCTGCTGTTCTGGCAGTGCAGAAGATTAGACCGTTTTAATGTTTGGCTGACACCGGACAGGGGGGGTCCTTCAGCGGTAGGGTGGAACCGCAGTCAGGTCAGCTGTGTTTGGCGCCGAACGATTTTGCCATCCTGCAGGATCTTGCAGCAGGTGAAAAACTCCCTGCCAAACATCAGCTCGAGCTGATGTTTGGCAGATGGCAACACCTTTTTATGTCACGGTGTGTGAGATATTTTCAGTCAATATAGCGATTATAACGGCAAGTTGTCAAAAAAATTGCCTCGCCGAACCTTGTCCGCTCTGCGGCGGGACACTGAGAAAGAAAGCTTATTTAGGCGGCAGCATCTATTAT is part of the Negativicutes bacterium genome and harbors:
- a CDS encoding L-serine ammonia-lyase, iron-sulfur-dependent, subunit alpha, whose product is MHELTQLIYDDMKPALGVTEPGAIAFAAALARSYTHGKIEKIELSLNSGIYKNAFTCGIPNTSEVGNLYAAALGAAVNQPDKGLQLLGEISAADRQTADQLLLEKRVSATVSGISSEIYISATVITANDHCRVIIRDKHTNVCAILVNDQFIQSAAYPNTLLLQPNSGFHPPQNAAFLSDQELPLPQIAVLPTGQDEVLIHRYSLQELLSYIETVKREEIAFLEKAYLMNEQLFLTGLHSERSTFSPQLFHQNKDKIFSEDELATAQLLCNAAIEARVIGLEKPAMSITGSGAHGIIATMPLYAVQKINHYSQDNLLRATALSYLITMYIKEYSGRLSAFCGCGIAAGTGMACAVAWLKGANSEQIEKVICNMACGITGMICDGGNQGCTMKGIVAVDAAFRAVEFALHDVSVAPQHGINGLTPEDTMRNMGLIASPGMIATEKTIIEIMESKIK
- the dpaL gene encoding diaminopropionate ammonia-lyase is translated as MNKFRCIANRQSNSRQQQPDWLNLEAAGTAQRFHSSFPHYQPTPLLRLSSLAKHCGVAEIWLKDESYRFGLNAFKVLGGSFAIGSYLAERLHRQVQELCYEELISETVRQQLGEITFVTATDGNHGRGVAWTAAQLGQAAVVYLPKGSSQERLQRIRETGAKAEITELNYDQAVRLAKRKADQNGWVVVQDTAWPGYEQIPCWIMQGYTTMALEALQQLNGSLPSHIFIQAGVGSLAAAMIGFFRQVCAEAQPVCTVVEADAAACLYRTVKADDGALHFVDGDLKTIMAGLACGEPNPLAWPILQSGADWFASISDAAAAEGMRILGNPLCGDHRVISGESGAAGFAFAMQLLLHPRNAVWRSRLGLDAASRVLVFSTEGDTDAEQYRRIVW